A region of Verrucomicrobiota bacterium DNA encodes the following proteins:
- a CDS encoding lipocalin-like domain-containing protein, which yields MNRIISAVVTASALIFGVFLPRGEAVAQTAKDLVGTWTLVSITREQDGKKTDFFGPNPQGQAIFEPNGRFSIMFIRSDVPKFASNNREAGTPEENKAATQGSLAYFGTYSVSEADHTLNSHLEGSTFPNWRGADQKRVLKISGDELTLINPRSSATGSATSVWKRAK from the coding sequence ATGAATCGCATCATTTCGGCTGTTGTCACGGCGTCAGCGCTGATTTTCGGAGTTTTTCTGCCCAGAGGCGAGGCGGTCGCGCAAACGGCCAAGGATCTTGTGGGGACGTGGACGCTCGTTTCCATCACGCGAGAGCAGGACGGCAAGAAGACCGATTTTTTTGGTCCCAATCCGCAAGGCCAGGCAATTTTCGAGCCAAATGGCCGCTTTTCCATAATGTTTATTCGTTCCGATGTTCCTAAATTCGCGTCCAACAATCGCGAGGCAGGAACTCCAGAAGAAAACAAGGCAGCCACGCAGGGGAGCCTTGCCTACTTCGGCACGTACTCGGTAAGCGAGGCAGATCATACACTCAACTCTCACCTTGAGGGCAGTACGTTCCCAAACTGGAGGGGAGCCGATCAGAAACGAGTTCTCAAAATTTCCGGGGACGAACTCACCTTGATCAATCCTAGATCATCCGCGACTGGAAGCGCTACCTCGGTCTGGAAGCGCGCCAAATAG
- a CDS encoding YIP1 family protein, translating to MKIWINRAGQNLGTFALEEVQRGLDQGQFVPTDLGWHEGMETWKPLAEFPDLRMPPSEPPPPPVAVPAGVQPVPAGSGPRPAWERRHEVGVVRAYFLTIREVLFESGITFANFNPNANLLEPTWFFLITIAIQAVFAFGFQLLTLPHNRAALDVQRQLNLSLLGFLLLLPLLLVFGVLVTLVANFVLAGLYHAVLKLLGGTSLTYRATYRVVTYSHAAQIFGVVPCLGPIVAIVMFLVAASTGLQRVHQTQYWKAVVALVVPYLLCFGLLLLIFSVVVSVLANAGHQPNP from the coding sequence ATGAAGATCTGGATCAACCGTGCCGGCCAAAACCTTGGAACGTTTGCGTTAGAGGAAGTGCAGCGCGGCCTGGACCAGGGACAATTCGTGCCGACGGACCTGGGCTGGCATGAGGGCATGGAGACCTGGAAACCGCTTGCGGAGTTTCCAGATCTGCGAATGCCGCCGTCTGAACCGCCGCCGCCACCCGTTGCCGTGCCGGCCGGCGTCCAACCGGTCCCGGCCGGCAGCGGGCCCCGGCCGGCTTGGGAACGACGGCATGAGGTCGGGGTGGTACGCGCCTATTTTCTTACCATCCGCGAGGTGCTGTTTGAGTCGGGCATCACCTTTGCGAATTTTAATCCGAACGCAAATCTCCTGGAGCCGACGTGGTTTTTTCTGATAACCATCGCGATCCAAGCGGTGTTCGCCTTCGGGTTTCAGTTGTTGACGCTACCGCACAACCGGGCGGCACTCGACGTGCAAAGGCAGCTGAACCTGAGTCTGCTCGGCTTCCTCCTGCTGTTGCCTTTGCTGCTGGTCTTCGGCGTCCTGGTTACGCTGGTCGCCAACTTTGTCCTGGCCGGGCTTTACCATGCGGTGCTTAAGCTGCTCGGAGGCACCAGCCTTACTTACCGGGCCACTTACCGGGTGGTGACCTATTCGCACGCAGCCCAGATTTTCGGGGTGGTGCCTTGCCTCGGACCGATCGTGGCGATCGTCATGTTCCTGGTGGCCGCGAGCACCGGATTGCAGCGGGTTCATCAAACCCAGTACTGGAAAGCCGTGGTGGCGCTGGTTGTGCCGTACCTGCTTTGTTTCGGGCTGTTGCTGCTGATCTTCTCCGTGGTCGTCTCGGTCCTGGCAAACGCAGGCCATCAGCCGAATCCGTGA
- a CDS encoding MBL fold metallo-hydrolase, with the protein MAAADGVSSRTIAELTTFHLGRQAGRGITTEVLSLTVLGSGSGGNCSLVTTDECRILIDCGFSARQVSQRLQRVGVDPSSLDAVFITHEHGDHVTGLEVFSRRHKVPIYCNRLTAEALHEGEWARQAAWNIFETGSPVRICDLEISSFYVPHDAVDPVAFVLCHPAGSIGFLTDLGYAPKLALQRLRKVDLLVIETNHDEQMLQADAKRPWSVKQRILSRHGHLSNVAAAKVVASLAGDRLQRVVLGHLSRDCNRPELALAAMHAADLGCLNLYCASQEQVSPTFEVQAIASTPAPEEQVRPVYHHQEQSGEQQDFFTLLAESIQSEPPVTGCQDQRGVNVIKPDGCVDE; encoded by the coding sequence GTGGCCGCCGCAGACGGCGTTTCTTCCAGGACGATTGCAGAATTGACGACGTTCCACCTTGGCAGACAAGCCGGCCGGGGTATAACTACGGAAGTGCTCAGCTTAACCGTACTCGGCAGTGGCAGTGGTGGAAACTGTTCGCTGGTCACGACGGATGAGTGCCGGATCCTGATCGACTGCGGGTTCAGCGCCCGGCAAGTCAGCCAACGGCTTCAGCGCGTCGGGGTTGATCCGTCAAGTCTGGACGCCGTTTTCATCACGCACGAACACGGGGATCATGTAACCGGGCTCGAGGTATTTTCGCGGCGGCACAAGGTCCCGATCTATTGCAATCGCCTCACCGCCGAGGCCCTCCACGAGGGTGAATGGGCCAGGCAGGCAGCATGGAACATTTTTGAGACCGGCAGCCCGGTACGCATCTGCGACCTCGAGATTTCATCGTTTTATGTGCCGCATGACGCCGTTGACCCGGTCGCCTTTGTTTTATGCCATCCGGCCGGTTCGATCGGGTTTCTTACTGACCTGGGGTACGCGCCGAAACTCGCTTTGCAGCGGTTGCGCAAGGTAGACCTTCTCGTAATCGAAACTAACCACGACGAGCAGATGCTGCAAGCCGACGCCAAACGGCCCTGGTCGGTAAAACAGCGGATCCTTTCCCGGCATGGCCACCTCTCGAACGTCGCGGCAGCCAAGGTGGTGGCGTCGTTGGCCGGAGACCGGCTCCAGCGGGTGGTTCTCGGCCATCTGAGCCGCGACTGCAACCGGCCGGAACTGGCCTTGGCAGCCATGCATGCGGCCGACCTCGGTTGTCTGAACCTGTATTGCGCAAGCCAGGAGCAAGTCAGCCCGACGTTTGAAGTTCAGGCCATAGCCTCAACGCCAGCCCCGGAGGAGCAGGTACGCCCAGTTTACCATCACCAGGAGCAATCCGGCGAGCAGCAGGACTTTTTCACGCTGCTGGCTGAGTCCATCCAGTCGGAGCCGCCGGTGACCGGCTGCCAGGATCAACGCGGCGTAAACGTCATAAAGCCCGATGGCTGCGTAGACGAATGA
- a CDS encoding nucleoside monophosphate kinase, which yields MTRYVTYLILGPPGSGKGTQGRVLGTVPRFVHFACGDVFRSLDTRTPMGQRFIEYSSKGLLVPDDLTVELWRHSIEAQVVTAKFKPDIDALVLDGIPRNPNQARLMGEMIDVRQVFHLSCPNRDELVRRLRKRALKDNRLDDANETVIRQRLETYDRETKPVLDYYRDIVKRIDALQPPIKVLHDIIASIWKGRNGTLTFHD from the coding sequence ATGACCAGGTACGTTACTTACTTGATATTGGGACCGCCGGGCAGCGGCAAGGGCACGCAAGGTAGGGTACTCGGAACCGTACCGCGCTTTGTTCATTTTGCCTGCGGTGACGTTTTCCGGTCGCTCGATACGCGCACACCCATGGGCCAGCGATTCATCGAGTATTCCAGTAAAGGCCTGCTGGTGCCGGACGATCTGACCGTCGAGTTATGGCGCCACTCCATCGAAGCGCAGGTGGTCACCGCCAAGTTTAAGCCGGACATCGATGCCTTGGTGCTGGACGGCATCCCGCGAAACCCCAATCAGGCGCGCCTGATGGGAGAGATGATCGATGTCCGCCAGGTTTTCCACCTTTCCTGCCCGAATCGGGACGAATTGGTCAGGCGTTTGCGCAAGCGCGCGTTGAAAGATAATCGCTTGGATGACGCTAATGAAACCGTGATTCGCCAGCGTTTGGAGACCTACGACCGCGAAACGAAACCGGTGCTCGACTATTACCGGGATATCGTGAAGCGGATCGATGCGCTCCAACCTCCCATCAAGGTCTTGCATGACATCATCGCGAGCATCTGGAAGGGCCGGAATGGTACGCTGACCTTCCACGACTGA
- a CDS encoding MerR family transcriptional regulator, which translates to MSTSDEQPAEAGPELRFEPEEAYSLEVIEKITMVPRRTILVYHRHGLIRSSTSRDEGEHLFDDETVRALRRMESLRRRCRVNLAGLKLIMNLMREVDELRAELRFRRQ; encoded by the coding sequence ATGAGCACGTCGGATGAACAGCCGGCTGAGGCCGGCCCGGAGCTCCGGTTCGAACCGGAAGAGGCCTACAGTCTGGAGGTGATCGAAAAAATCACCATGGTTCCCCGCCGGACGATCCTTGTTTATCACCGGCATGGGTTGATTCGATCAAGCACGAGCCGGGATGAGGGCGAGCACCTTTTCGACGATGAGACCGTGCGGGCGTTGCGGCGGATGGAGAGCCTGCGCCGGCGATGCAGGGTGAATCTGGCCGGCCTCAAGCTGATCATGAATCTTATGCGGGAAGTCGACGAGTTAAGGGCGGAGCTGCGTTTCCGGCGCCAGTAA
- a CDS encoding methionyl-tRNA formyltransferase, with product MTKPRVAFMGTGEIGLPVLRWLRQAPSVELVALVTQPDRPVGRSQVLTPPGPKKEVSGSGVRVFQPERLRRSPAVDELRQLRPDLIVVMAYGQILPKAVLELPSLACLNLHASLLPKHRGAAPIQAALLAGDRETGITVMHMAESLDTGDIVLEKKFRIRRRDTGADVHDRLADLAPVALAEALELLLAGKAPRVPQVEEEATYAAKLDRDSGRIDWQQDCWCLDRLVRAMYSWPGAYTEIQLPGDGNGPRRLKVQRALPVHRRKGSPGTVLGVSPRGILVACGAGALLLKQVQLEGKRQLPAAEFARGIRLQAGQLLGPQPGEPDQKNG from the coding sequence ATGACAAAACCGCGTGTGGCCTTCATGGGCACCGGCGAGATCGGGTTGCCGGTTTTACGTTGGTTGCGGCAGGCTCCGTCGGTTGAGTTGGTGGCGCTGGTGACCCAGCCTGACCGGCCAGTCGGCCGGTCCCAGGTGCTGACGCCGCCAGGGCCGAAAAAGGAGGTGAGTGGTTCCGGGGTAAGGGTGTTCCAGCCGGAGCGGCTGCGCCGTTCGCCGGCGGTTGACGAGCTGAGGCAACTCCGGCCCGACCTCATCGTGGTAATGGCATACGGGCAGATCCTGCCCAAGGCGGTGCTTGAGCTGCCGTCCCTTGCCTGCCTGAATCTGCACGCGTCACTATTGCCGAAGCATCGGGGGGCGGCACCGATCCAGGCGGCATTGTTAGCGGGTGACCGCGAGACCGGGATCACCGTCATGCACATGGCGGAAAGTCTGGATACCGGCGATATCGTATTGGAAAAAAAATTCCGGATTCGGCGGCGCGACACGGGCGCGGACGTGCATGACCGGCTGGCCGACCTGGCGCCGGTAGCGCTGGCAGAAGCGCTCGAGCTTTTGCTGGCGGGCAAAGCGCCTCGTGTGCCTCAGGTGGAGGAGGAGGCGACTTATGCGGCAAAGCTCGACCGCGATTCCGGCCGGATTGACTGGCAGCAGGACTGCTGGTGCCTCGATCGTCTTGTTCGGGCGATGTACTCATGGCCCGGGGCGTATACCGAGATACAGCTGCCGGGCGATGGGAACGGCCCGCGCCGTCTGAAAGTGCAGCGGGCGTTGCCGGTTCATCGCCGGAAAGGGTCGCCGGGAACGGTTCTCGGGGTCAGCCCGCGCGGGATCCTGGTTGCTTGCGGGGCTGGTGCGCTGCTGTTGAAGCAGGTGCAGTTGGAAGGGAAACGCCAGCTGCCGGCAGCCGAGTTTGCGCGGGGCATCCGCCTGCAGGCCGGCCAGCTCTTGGGACCGCAGCCGGGTGAGCCGGATCAAAAGAACGGATGA